From Pseudoalteromonas rubra, one genomic window encodes:
- a CDS encoding helix-turn-helix domain-containing protein: MDGRVKLNCHRLKELRKSLGLSQEKLACACQDQALCVSIATLKRAECGSRVYYRTAGDLARFYQIPVAELLSEQSS, from the coding sequence ATGGACGGCAGAGTGAAACTCAATTGTCATCGGCTTAAGGAACTTAGAAAAAGCCTGGGCCTGAGCCAGGAAAAACTGGCCTGCGCATGCCAGGATCAGGCTTTGTGTGTGTCTATTGCTACACTGAAACGCGCCGAATGTGGCAGCCGCGTCTATTATCGCACCGCTGGTGACCTAGCGCGCTTTTATCAAATCCCGGTTGCAGAGTTGCTAAGTGAGCAATCCAGTTAG
- a CDS encoding DEAD/DEAH box helicase, whose protein sequence is MSFSSLGLSPEINQAVADQGYSTPTPIQEQAIPAILQGRDIMAAAQTGTGKTAGFTLPMLELLSNKPKVQANQVRALILTPTRELADQVWQSVELYSKHLTLSCQVVYGGVKINPQMMKLRKGADVLVATPGRLLDLYQQNAVKFDQLEMFVLDEADRMLDMGFIHDIKRLIKLLPQRRQNLLFSATFSDEIRNLAKGLIQDPVEISVAPANSTAKSVTQWVYPVDKSRRTALLKHLLTTHDWQQVLVFTRTKHGANRLVRDLEKSKINAAAIHGNKSQSARMKALAGFKSGELRVLVATDIVARGLDIQELPHVVNFDLPNVYEDYVHRIGRTGRAGATGEAVSFVSEDVASDLFGIERLIQQLIPRVVEPGFEPQNPVPESKLDTRPIKPKKPKKPKKPKTDTAQQGGQNGQANKPKSNHKAHSGNDKQGAPKRRRRRPANSQNKPTSHKPAAQKKSSPDSGAK, encoded by the coding sequence ATGAGCTTCAGCAGTCTCGGCTTATCTCCAGAAATCAATCAAGCCGTAGCCGATCAGGGCTACTCAACGCCAACTCCCATTCAGGAGCAAGCGATCCCCGCTATCCTGCAAGGGCGAGACATCATGGCGGCAGCCCAAACCGGCACAGGTAAAACCGCAGGCTTTACCCTGCCAATGCTGGAACTACTCAGTAACAAGCCAAAGGTCCAGGCCAATCAGGTCAGAGCGTTAATCCTGACACCCACACGCGAGCTGGCCGATCAGGTATGGCAAAGTGTCGAGCTATACAGCAAACATCTGACCTTATCTTGTCAGGTTGTCTATGGTGGGGTCAAAATCAACCCACAAATGATGAAGTTACGCAAAGGTGCCGACGTGCTGGTTGCAACACCTGGTCGACTGCTCGATCTGTACCAGCAAAATGCAGTGAAGTTTGACCAACTGGAGATGTTTGTACTCGACGAAGCTGACAGAATGCTGGATATGGGATTTATTCATGATATCAAACGTCTGATCAAACTACTGCCGCAGCGCCGTCAGAACCTGCTGTTTTCAGCCACCTTTTCTGATGAGATCCGCAATCTGGCAAAAGGCCTGATCCAGGATCCGGTTGAGATTTCCGTGGCACCGGCAAACAGCACCGCCAAAAGCGTGACCCAATGGGTTTACCCGGTTGATAAAAGCCGCCGCACCGCACTGCTCAAACACTTGCTAACCACCCATGACTGGCAACAGGTACTGGTCTTTACGCGCACTAAACATGGTGCCAATCGCCTGGTACGGGATCTGGAGAAAAGCAAAATTAACGCGGCTGCCATTCATGGTAACAAGAGTCAGAGTGCTCGTATGAAAGCACTTGCGGGCTTTAAGAGTGGCGAGTTGCGAGTGCTGGTGGCCACCGACATCGTCGCGCGAGGCCTGGATATTCAGGAGCTGCCACACGTTGTCAACTTTGACTTGCCAAATGTGTATGAAGATTACGTGCATCGTATTGGTCGTACAGGCCGTGCTGGCGCGACAGGCGAAGCCGTTTCCTTTGTCAGCGAAGACGTCGCCAGTGACCTGTTTGGCATTGAGAGACTGATCCAACAACTGATCCCTCGCGTTGTTGAGCCGGGCTTCGAACCACAAAATCCGGTACCTGAATCTAAGTTGGACACGCGCCCCATTAAACCCAAAAAACCTAAAAAACCCAAGAAGCCAAAAACCGACACGGCTCAGCAAGGTGGGCAAAACGGCCAGGCCAACAAACCAAAAAGCAACCACAAAGCGCACTCTGGAAATGACAAACAAGGCGCGCCAAAACGCCGCAGAAGACGACCGGCTAACAGCCAGAATAAACCAACGAGCCACAAACCGGCTGCACAGAAAAAGTCCAGCCCGGATAGCGGAGCTAAGTAA
- the dbpA gene encoding ATP-dependent RNA helicase DbpA: MSTSTPFSSINLSAALQENLTSLGYHTMTDIQAQTLPQILAGKDVIGQGKTGSGKTAAFALGLLHNLRVKRFRVQALVVCPTRELADQVAVEIRKLARAIHNIKVLTLCGGAPMGPQIGSLEHGAHIVVGTPGRIEEHLRKGRLCLDEVNTFVLDEADRMLEMGFEEALDCIVSHCPQQRQNLLFSATYPAKIEQLVGHIMRDPVKVEVVAQHDHSTIEQHFYEVADNNERDATLHKLLRQFQPNAAVVFCNTKAQCQDISEMLQSYGFDCAALHGDLDQKDRDKTLVRFANRSLTVLVATDVAARGIDVDHVDMVINYHIAHDPEVHVHRIGRTGRAGKTGVACSLMSYKESHKVNMLEDYLDLRIEPTALPGEQVLSAQINRAPMVTIQIDGGKKAKLRPGDILGALTANQTLQGDQIGKIKVTAMSSYVAVERKYANQAVKMISEGKMKGRNFRARKLTR; this comes from the coding sequence ATGAGCACCTCTACGCCATTTTCCAGCATCAATTTGTCAGCTGCTTTGCAAGAAAACCTGACCTCTCTGGGTTATCACACCATGACCGACATCCAGGCTCAGACACTGCCACAGATCCTGGCCGGTAAAGACGTCATAGGTCAGGGAAAAACCGGCTCGGGAAAAACGGCAGCATTTGCCCTTGGCCTGCTCCATAACCTCAGGGTTAAGCGCTTTCGGGTGCAGGCACTGGTTGTTTGTCCCACCCGGGAGCTGGCAGATCAGGTCGCCGTGGAGATCCGTAAACTGGCACGAGCCATTCATAATATTAAAGTACTGACCTTGTGCGGCGGCGCTCCGATGGGACCACAAATAGGCTCTCTGGAGCACGGCGCACACATTGTGGTAGGCACACCCGGACGCATTGAAGAGCATTTGCGCAAAGGCCGCCTGTGCTTAGATGAGGTCAATACCTTTGTGCTGGATGAAGCCGATCGCATGCTGGAAATGGGCTTTGAAGAAGCCCTGGATTGTATCGTGTCGCACTGCCCACAACAGCGCCAGAATTTGCTATTTAGTGCCACTTACCCGGCGAAAATCGAACAGCTGGTTGGCCACATTATGCGGGACCCGGTTAAGGTCGAAGTCGTCGCACAACATGATCACAGTACCATAGAGCAGCATTTCTATGAGGTGGCCGATAACAACGAGCGTGACGCTACGCTGCATAAATTGTTAAGACAATTTCAACCCAACGCTGCAGTGGTATTTTGTAATACCAAAGCACAATGTCAGGACATCAGCGAGATGCTTCAAAGCTATGGTTTTGACTGCGCTGCCCTGCATGGCGACCTGGATCAGAAAGACCGGGACAAAACCCTGGTACGCTTTGCTAACCGTAGCTTAACTGTGCTCGTTGCGACCGATGTTGCAGCACGAGGCATAGATGTGGACCATGTAGACATGGTGATTAACTACCACATTGCCCACGACCCTGAGGTACATGTGCATCGTATTGGCCGTACCGGTCGCGCCGGGAAAACCGGAGTAGCCTGCTCGCTGATGAGCTACAAAGAATCCCACAAAGTGAATATGCTGGAAGACTACCTCGACTTGCGTATTGAACCCACGGCACTGCCGGGGGAACAGGTACTCTCAGCTCAGATTAATCGCGCGCCTATGGTCACGATACAAATTGATGGCGGCAAAAAAGCCAAGTTACGCCCGGGCGACATTCTTGGGGCACTGACTGCCAACCAGACCTTACAAGGCGATCAAATCGG